The Ziziphus jujuba cultivar Dongzao chromosome 7, ASM3175591v1 genome includes a region encoding these proteins:
- the LOC107425202 gene encoding ubiquitin carboxyl-terminal hydrolase 3: protein MGAAGSKLEKALGDQFPEGERYFGLENFGNTCYCNSVLQALYFCVPFREQLLEYYASNKNIADAEENLLTCLADLFSQISSQKKKTGVIAPKRFVQRLKKQNELFRSYMHQDAHEFLNFLLNELVDILEKEAQAMKSDSETLSPPEKLANGPKTAQANGILKEPLVTWVHKNFQGILTNETRCLRCETVTARDETFLDLSLDIEQNSSITSCLKNFSSTETLNAEDKFFCDKCCSLQEAQKRMKIKKPPHILVIHLKRFKYIEQLGRYKKLSYRVVFPLELKLSNTVEDADSEYSLFAVVVHVGSGPNHGHYVSLVKSHNHWLFFDDENVEMIDESAVQTFFGSAQEYSSNTDHGYILFYESLGTSGKS, encoded by the exons ATGGGTGCTGCGGGCTCTAAACTCGAGAAAGCCTTGGGAGACCAGTTCCCGGAAGGCGAGCGATACTTCGGCCTTGAGAATTTCGGCAACACTTGCTACTGTAATAGCGTCTtacag GCACTTTATTTTTGTGTTCCATTCCGTGAACAGTTGCTAGAATATTATGCAAGCAACAAAAATATTGCAGATGCGGAAGAAAATCTCTTGACATGCCTAGCTGACTTGTTTTCTCAG ATAAGTTCACAGAAGAAGAAAACGGGTGTCATCGCTCCAAAGCGCTTTGTACAGAGATTGAAGAAGCAAAATGAACTTTTCCGAAGCTATATGCATCAG gatgcccatgaatttttaaattttttgctaAATGAACTTGTTGATATACTGGAGAAAGAGGCCCAAGCTATGAAAAGTGATTCTGAAACTTTATCTCCGCCTGAAAAGCTGGCAAATGGGCCAAAGACTGCTCAGGCCAATGGTATTCTTAAAGAGCCTCTTGTTACCTGGGTgcacaaaaattttcag GGAATACTCACCAATGAGACTAGGTGCTTACGGTGCGAGACAGTGACAGCTAGGGATGAAACATTTTTGGACTTGAGCCTTGATATAGAACAGAACAGTTCGATTACAAGCTGTTTGAAAAACTTCAGTTCCACAGAGACACTGAATGCTGAGGACAAATTTTTCTGTGACAAGTGCTGCAG TTTGCAAGAAGCGCAGAAGAGGATGAAGATAAAGAAGCCACCTCACATTTTGGTGATCCATCTGAAGCGATTTAAATACATTGAACAACTTGGCCGCTACAAGAAGCTATCTTACAGGGTTGTCTTCCCACTCGAGCTGAAACTGAGCAATACGGTAGAAGATGCTGATTCAGAGTATTCTTTATTTGCTGTTGTTGTACACGTTGGAAGTGGGCCCAATCATGGACACTATGTCAGCCTTGTTAAAAGCCACAACCACTGGTTATTTTTTGACGACGAAAATGTGGAAATGATAGACGAGTCTGCTGTGCAAACATTCTTTGGGTCGGCACAGGAGTATTCAAGCAATACGGATCACGGGTACATCTTGTTCTACGAGAGCCTTGGCACCAGCGGCAAGAGCTGA